One Deinobacterium chartae genomic window carries:
- a CDS encoding BREX system ATP-binding domain-containing protein, which yields MSMPAPDHARRILNALSSGTVPEDAYDLLAIGNDHAYRQLLEDLAAVEQGQARLRGVRAAYGAGKSFLLGRIAHAALRRGLLVSRVSLNRSGPTLARFETVYHRALHQLQVRGVRGGALTWLLDRWLDEAETRAIELDETDENDPAALQAAVARRTRDLLGELALNHPGFANAVAAYYQAHLENQYDRKLRIAAWLSADPNVSLHGTGGMVGHIGRDAALPFLQAVARMARQVGLGGMLLVLDELDEMRFARRDVRALGWSRLRDLTDLAAGGAEHLLILLAGTPQVYDEGFSELPPLHQRFDDPSLHSPYPNPAGPQLLLLPPTETDAVQLTLRLRGLWERANHENHRLEDAQVHTLVRRWFAAGTPTLRTLVRDAVGVLDRMAAYPDFDPLEQVLSSDGPARSSSALQEHFADSEEERFEDPEIDLTPALETLPARGPARISPAPENSLEDDGDSFDPVGIQLD from the coding sequence ATGAGCATGCCTGCCCCAGATCACGCCCGTCGCATTCTCAACGCACTGAGCAGCGGCACCGTTCCTGAAGACGCCTACGACCTGCTGGCAATTGGCAACGACCACGCCTACCGTCAACTGCTCGAGGACCTTGCAGCGGTCGAGCAGGGACAGGCCCGGTTACGTGGTGTTCGCGCCGCGTACGGTGCTGGAAAGTCCTTCCTGCTGGGACGCATAGCGCACGCAGCACTGCGGCGGGGACTGCTGGTCAGCCGGGTATCCCTCAATCGCTCGGGCCCGACCCTGGCGCGTTTCGAAACCGTGTATCACCGGGCGCTACACCAGTTGCAGGTACGCGGTGTGCGCGGAGGGGCGCTCACCTGGCTGCTCGACCGCTGGCTGGACGAGGCTGAAACCCGCGCAATCGAGCTGGACGAAACGGATGAGAACGATCCGGCTGCACTGCAAGCCGCGGTGGCTCGGCGCACCCGTGACCTGCTGGGCGAACTCGCCCTCAACCACCCGGGGTTTGCCAACGCGGTCGCGGCGTACTACCAGGCCCACCTGGAAAACCAGTACGACCGCAAGCTGCGCATCGCCGCGTGGCTGTCCGCCGACCCGAACGTGTCACTCCACGGCACCGGTGGCATGGTCGGTCACATCGGGCGGGACGCCGCGCTGCCCTTCTTGCAGGCAGTGGCCCGCATGGCCCGCCAGGTGGGCCTGGGTGGGATGCTGCTCGTGCTGGACGAACTCGACGAGATGCGTTTCGCGCGCCGCGACGTGCGGGCACTGGGCTGGTCACGGTTGCGCGATCTCACCGACCTCGCAGCGGGAGGTGCAGAGCACCTGCTTATTCTGCTGGCCGGAACACCACAGGTGTACGACGAGGGCTTCAGCGAACTGCCCCCGCTGCACCAGCGCTTTGACGACCCGAGCCTGCACAGCCCGTACCCGAACCCGGCGGGACCACAACTGCTCCTGCTTCCTCCAACCGAGACAGATGCGGTGCAGCTCACGCTGCGCTTGCGCGGGTTGTGGGAGCGAGCGAACCACGAGAATCACCGCCTCGAGGATGCCCAGGTCCACACCCTCGTACGCCGCTGGTTCGCCGCCGGTACGCCCACGCTGCGCACGCTGGTCCGCGACGCGGTAGGAGTGCTCGACCGCATGGCGGCGTATCCGGACTTCGACCCGCTGGAACAGGTGCTGTCCTCCGACGGACCCGCGCGCTCCTCTTCGGCTCTACAGGAGCACTTTGCGGATTCTGAAGAGGAGCGCTTCGAGGACCCCGAAATCGACCTGACTCCCGCGCTGGAAACGCTCCCCGCCCGCGGCCCTGCACGTATCTCACCTGCTCCGGAAAATTCCCTCGAGGACGACGGTGACTCGTTTGACCCGGTGGGCATCCAGTTGGACTGA
- a CDS encoding HelD family protein, with product MTQLNHPEAPQEATRLHNTLRAIDARLGQPVQAQGADPYAEKFIGQLLEAERAALIESRDNPYFGRLDVQVNGKPRTLYLGKRPLSLGDFTVTDWRAPVATLYYVSQPGKHPYRVKDSTQYAEVNLKRQLLVDAGELVRIHDVFASPRSQQKPQDAPTGLAQPNVAPPMTAPTKPEAKPDVPPLPVTKSAEPVIPTVPGKAAAPPARDRAPLASETRRPAARAGLPGLEADFARQQGRRLQEIIALIESEQNDLIRMPHDRTLVINGVAGSGKTTIAYHRLAYLFYPGHESALDPAQTIIFGPNRLFLQYVRDLLPDLGVRGVRQTTFDDWALDTIRSAHSGPLRVVEGTLPTLLDHRSTREQQDRAWLRARMRGTPRMQRLLDRFLQLRVRAFQAPAEGLTLRVERGPVQLQLTLSQAELRSAHTEVNMNVGNLPLRRRQSQLAAALLERTDALLREHAGTTLNILGSEVGKQLRTQLEAFLEVAWPSIDPIGDYYALIRDEASLRTVADSSFSDEEIQLLVDRPAQRPLEVDLEDIPAIFYLHLLSQGKREAFQHIVVDEAQDFSPLQMFILKLHCPTQSLTLLGDLAQGIHAYRGLQSWHDVNKIFKDSYELREVRRTYRSTREIVTFANTVLRRTLKTRAILAEPTDRLGPVPTVREMQGERELYDAVAQDIGRLREAGFTTIAVIARDDSESDTALRRLNARGVGARRVDASRPEGDTRGVTVLPVSASKGLEFEAVIVLNASERAYDASREYDGRLLYVAVSRPLHYLSVYALGTATSLLPRSRAVQAASARAAGV from the coding sequence ATGACCCAGCTGAACCACCCCGAAGCCCCGCAGGAAGCAACTCGGTTACACAACACGCTGCGCGCCATTGACGCTCGCCTTGGACAGCCTGTGCAAGCCCAGGGGGCTGACCCGTACGCCGAGAAATTCATCGGCCAGTTGCTCGAGGCCGAACGTGCCGCTCTCATTGAGAGCCGTGACAACCCCTATTTCGGTCGTCTGGACGTTCAGGTAAACGGCAAGCCACGTACGCTGTACCTGGGCAAGCGCCCGCTAAGCCTGGGAGATTTCACGGTGACCGACTGGCGTGCGCCGGTCGCCACGCTGTATTACGTCTCTCAGCCCGGTAAGCACCCCTACCGGGTCAAGGACAGTACGCAATATGCTGAGGTGAACCTCAAACGGCAGTTGTTGGTGGACGCGGGTGAACTCGTCCGTATCCACGACGTGTTCGCATCGCCGCGCTCGCAGCAAAAGCCACAGGACGCCCCGACGGGCCTGGCTCAACCGAACGTGGCCCCACCGATGACCGCTCCGACCAAGCCGGAGGCGAAACCGGACGTGCCGCCCCTTCCGGTAACCAAGTCGGCTGAACCGGTCATACCAACCGTGCCGGGCAAGGCTGCAGCCCCCCCGGCGCGCGACCGGGCTCCCCTCGCCTCGGAGACGCGGCGCCCCGCAGCGCGCGCGGGCCTGCCCGGCCTCGAGGCCGACTTTGCGCGCCAGCAGGGGCGGCGCCTGCAAGAGATCATCGCGCTGATCGAGAGCGAGCAGAACGACCTGATCCGCATGCCCCATGACCGGACACTGGTTATTAACGGCGTGGCCGGATCGGGCAAGACAACGATCGCCTACCACCGCCTCGCCTACCTGTTCTACCCGGGCCACGAGTCCGCGCTCGACCCGGCGCAGACCATCATCTTCGGCCCGAATCGGCTGTTTTTGCAGTATGTCCGGGACCTGCTCCCCGACTTGGGTGTGCGCGGCGTGCGCCAGACAACCTTTGACGACTGGGCGCTCGATACCATCCGTTCGGCGCACAGCGGACCGCTGCGGGTGGTCGAAGGCACGCTGCCGACCCTGCTTGATCATCGCTCCACCCGCGAACAGCAGGACCGGGCATGGCTGCGAGCCCGGATGCGTGGCACACCGCGCATGCAGCGTCTGCTCGACCGCTTCTTGCAGTTGCGAGTGCGGGCTTTCCAGGCGCCCGCGGAAGGTTTGACCTTACGCGTCGAGCGCGGGCCTGTGCAGTTGCAGTTGACCCTGTCGCAGGCCGAGTTGCGCAGCGCACACACCGAGGTGAACATGAACGTGGGCAACCTCCCGCTGCGTCGCCGGCAGTCGCAACTGGCGGCAGCACTGCTCGAGCGCACGGATGCGCTGCTGCGCGAACACGCTGGCACCACGTTGAACATTCTGGGATCCGAGGTTGGCAAGCAGTTGCGCACGCAGCTCGAAGCGTTCCTCGAGGTGGCGTGGCCGTCCATTGACCCTATCGGTGACTACTACGCACTGATTCGCGACGAGGCGTCGCTGCGCACGGTGGCAGACAGCTCGTTCAGCGACGAGGAGATTCAGCTGCTCGTGGATCGGCCTGCGCAGCGTCCGCTCGAGGTGGACCTCGAGGACATCCCGGCTATTTTCTACCTGCACCTGCTATCGCAGGGCAAGCGCGAGGCTTTTCAGCACATCGTGGTGGACGAAGCACAGGACTTTTCGCCGCTACAGATGTTCATCCTGAAGCTGCACTGCCCCACGCAGTCCCTGACGCTGCTCGGCGACCTCGCCCAGGGCATTCACGCGTACCGGGGTTTGCAGTCGTGGCATGATGTGAACAAAATTTTCAAGGACAGCTACGAGTTGCGCGAGGTGCGCCGCACATACCGTTCCACGCGTGAGATCGTGACCTTTGCAAATACGGTGCTGCGCCGCACCCTGAAAACGCGCGCCATTCTTGCTGAGCCCACCGACCGCTTGGGGCCGGTGCCGACCGTGCGGGAGATGCAGGGCGAGCGCGAGTTGTACGACGCAGTGGCGCAGGACATCGGGCGCCTGCGGGAGGCAGGCTTTACAACCATTGCAGTGATCGCCCGGGACGACAGCGAGAGCGACACGGCCCTGCGGCGCCTGAACGCTCGCGGCGTGGGCGCTCGCCGGGTGGATGCCTCACGGCCCGAAGGCGATACCCGGGGCGTTACAGTGTTGCCCGTCAGTGCGTCCAAGGGGCTGGAGTTCGAGGCGGTGATCGTGCTCAACGCGAGTGAGCGCGCGTACGATGCGAGCCGGGAGTACGACGGCCGCCTGCTCTACGTGGCCGTGTCGCGCCCGCTGCACTACCTGTCGGTATACGCCCTGGGAACGGCCACCTCGCTGCTACCGCGTTCGCGCGCGGTACAGGCTGCCTCGGCCCGCGCAGCCGGAGTGTAA